A DNA window from Bdellovibrio sp. BCCA contains the following coding sequences:
- a CDS encoding pentapeptide repeat-containing protein has protein sequence MEFSEQPLAFAQIINADFSGSSFSQNTWFQISIKNTNWLQSRLTGTRISKADLYFVQFIGSDLAGVKCTHCLLQDVLFEDSYLDGLHFLASTLKNVRFVRSDLSRADFVSTACTNCSVDSATAKTITSEQLKKWNFVVKDSP, from the coding sequence ATGGAATTCTCTGAGCAGCCGCTGGCTTTTGCTCAGATCATTAACGCCGATTTCAGTGGCAGCTCATTTTCGCAGAACACCTGGTTTCAGATTTCCATCAAAAACACGAACTGGCTCCAATCTCGGCTTACCGGAACCCGGATCTCGAAGGCAGATCTTTATTTCGTTCAGTTCATAGGCTCAGATTTAGCTGGAGTAAAGTGCACACATTGCCTACTTCAAGATGTGCTTTTTGAAGATTCTTATTTGGATGGCCTCCACTTTCTGGCGAGCACTCTAAAAAATGTTCGCTTTGTTCGTTCCGATCTAAGTCGCGCCGATTTTGTTTCGACAGCTTGTACAAATTGCAGCGTGGACTCGGCTACCGCCAAAACGATTACTTCAGAGCAACTCAAAAAATGGAACTTTGTCGTCAAGGATTCCCCATGA
- a CDS encoding OsmC family protein, producing MDRKATAVWRGNLQNGKGEISTESGVLRNTPYSFSTRFGEASGANPDELIAAAHASCFTMALSGALAKKGYIADSLETSATVTVEKQGDGFAITSSKLRLRAQVPDIDRGTFESIANDAKANCPVSKALNLKISLDVDFHQSLHSTSASH from the coding sequence ATGGATAGAAAAGCAACCGCAGTCTGGAGAGGCAATCTGCAAAATGGAAAAGGCGAAATCAGCACCGAGAGTGGTGTCTTAAGAAACACTCCCTATTCTTTTTCCACGCGCTTCGGGGAAGCATCGGGAGCCAATCCCGACGAGTTGATCGCAGCGGCTCACGCCAGTTGCTTCACAATGGCCCTGTCCGGAGCGCTTGCCAAGAAGGGCTATATTGCCGACAGCCTCGAAACATCCGCCACGGTCACAGTGGAAAAACAAGGCGACGGGTTCGCTATCACTTCTTCCAAACTGAGACTCAGAGCGCAGGTCCCCGATATTGACCGAGGCACATTTGAAAGCATTGCGAATGATGCAAAGGCCAACTGCCCGGTATCGAAAGCTTTGAATTTAAAAATTTCCTTGGATGTGGATTTCCACCAGTCTTTGCATAGCACAAGTGCTTCGCATTAA
- a CDS encoding BrnA antitoxin family protein, with the protein MKKEYDFSKAKRGKVAKEVKVLKTVRLDSDVLQWLEEEGERQGMGYQTFLNWFLKKSMENEVSLEDRIIKLEKAVFAKKA; encoded by the coding sequence ATGAAAAAAGAATACGACTTTTCCAAAGCTAAGAGAGGTAAAGTCGCTAAAGAAGTTAAAGTTCTCAAAACGGTTCGTCTTGATTCCGATGTTTTGCAATGGCTAGAAGAAGAAGGTGAAAGGCAGGGGATGGGCTATCAAACTTTCTTGAACTGGTTTTTAAAAAAGTCGATGGAAAATGAAGTCTCGTTAGAAGACAGAATTATCAAGCTTGAAAAGGCTGTCTTTGCTAAGAAGGCCTAA
- a CDS encoding PQQ-binding-like beta-propeller repeat protein encodes MNKKILLSFYSLLIVGLLIRAEVKTLPLLEKDLHFEKLKTPVKGSTLQYELSTEENKKALSTYRGGPERLGNAFVTEPDRFSSFQIKWKVAQLNNGIHRASKSSPAVDDSGFYVADDTGYLRAYDWSGKLLWQFYNDVSSRGFHSTPLTDNDSVYIGDYAGYFYSLNKQTGKIRWITKTGVTIGSSPFMHEGLLYVGVELADPNGYLLAIDAKSGNWLWTSPLIGNHPHSSPALDLLHKQILLGSNTGQMQAYELSTGKNIWSFQTKDDIKCAALIHLDKAYFVSWDGFFYALDSTSGVLRWKTALDDGGMSCPSLSADGKRLAITGYKKNFVLNSESGQILWSSKIEDRNARAQASPLILSYRRQEAVIFLCEDKALCIHDLTTGAVLQKIKLESAFSSSPVYYNSHLFLATSGKDGLLVLTQ; translated from the coding sequence ATGAATAAAAAAATTCTTTTAAGCTTTTATTCATTATTAATCGTAGGACTTTTGATTCGTGCTGAAGTTAAAACCCTTCCGCTCTTGGAAAAAGATCTTCATTTTGAGAAGTTAAAAACTCCTGTGAAAGGCTCCACCCTTCAGTATGAATTAAGCACGGAAGAGAATAAAAAGGCTCTTTCTACCTACCGGGGCGGCCCCGAGCGTTTAGGAAATGCTTTTGTTACTGAGCCTGACCGCTTTTCCTCATTCCAGATAAAATGGAAAGTGGCCCAGCTGAATAACGGTATTCATCGCGCAAGTAAAAGCTCTCCTGCCGTCGACGATTCCGGATTCTATGTCGCTGACGATACGGGATATTTACGTGCCTATGATTGGAGTGGAAAACTTCTTTGGCAGTTTTATAATGATGTCAGTTCCCGAGGATTTCACTCCACACCGCTTACGGACAATGATAGCGTTTATATAGGTGACTATGCAGGCTATTTCTATAGCCTCAACAAACAAACCGGAAAAATCCGCTGGATTACTAAAACCGGCGTTACGATCGGCTCTTCTCCTTTTATGCATGAGGGTCTCTTATATGTCGGAGTAGAGTTAGCGGATCCGAACGGCTATCTTTTAGCGATTGATGCGAAAAGTGGAAATTGGCTCTGGACATCTCCATTGATTGGAAATCATCCGCACTCTTCCCCGGCCTTGGATCTTCTCCACAAACAGATTCTGCTCGGTTCAAACACCGGACAAATGCAGGCTTACGAACTTTCTACTGGAAAAAATATTTGGTCTTTTCAAACTAAAGACGACATTAAATGCGCCGCTTTAATTCACCTCGACAAAGCTTACTTCGTTTCCTGGGACGGCTTCTTTTATGCTCTTGATAGTACCTCCGGAGTCCTTCGCTGGAAAACAGCACTGGATGATGGCGGCATGAGTTGCCCTTCACTCAGTGCTGATGGAAAACGTCTTGCTATCACTGGATACAAAAAGAATTTCGTTTTGAATTCAGAATCTGGGCAAATTCTTTGGTCTTCAAAAATTGAAGACCGTAACGCCCGAGCGCAAGCAAGTCCTTTGATTCTTTCTTATCGTCGGCAGGAAGCAGTGATATTTCTTTGCGAAGACAAAGCCCTTTGCATTCACGATCTCACAACAGGAGCAGTTCTGCAAAAAATAAAACTAGAGAGTGCTTTCTCAAGCTCTCCAGTTTATTACAACAGTCATTTGTTCTTAGCGACTTCAGGAAAAGATGGACTCTTGGTTCTTACTCAGTGA
- a CDS encoding Ig-like domain-containing protein gives MSSKLESTASLKPAYKPADIVEVRWKTNGGSVTPDYLRLEYSNDSGTTWTTVESRLDNDGEYDWNISTLPATTYKVRLIAVIKESSETIDLGSFLLDDQVPVAGADQTVSVTEDTITPFTINSPTENDQYHIEFVTTPTKGTLTGCKNGSNILACVYTPNHDNELDDSFTYKVVDRAGNQSAVATVTLDLQPVNDVPVITTLACAATIGENHNYSCIITATDVDLPGPATLTYKFDPATSCGPWLSINASTGEVSGTPSGSEVGTSCQVDVYAEDDVAGESARFSWTITVENSPPIINVTGGPYSISEDAALAVVIPGANVSSIEEGGGSVYSLVTPVVAGDRCEDHAMAPTATNYSIDASTGEFSFRPAADYQGTCQIRIALTDTFPSTGYVDVAIDVVNTQDAPVIAAALAPCSASATEDVAYNCVVPVTDPDPENVTVIRDASDTCTWLTATPSANGRTVTIAGTPTNAHVGTCTLALLATDPQSATDMKSLSITVANATPTLTIGTPVVLTEDDPSFSSLVEVLSDAAVQSLDETMGTYSLIYTGLTGTACNDSSVVATPATDFVIDPGTGAVSIKPRADYYGTCYAKIQFDDGNGAGNSVVNQEIAIIVNPVNDAPTITAIPTAHEILLNPSGNTNSSFNLTVDVGPPNENAQTVSLICTNSNTSRLTVNCSQTRTGDGNLTVNLTATAGVDSSAVVTVKVKDSGGGTDESAVATINVSMTDAVVLTPIAADELNYNIYDKAVAQYNSTVAASNRTFVVTVNSAVKVSSNDPTLPAMRTGSLSTGARVRLINNGQIIGAFGTGGLAPSGTAGPLRMGQTGGTAFKVEALYNNVTILNNGVIYGGGGGGGRGGTDNLDAGAGGAGGAGEGPMTSAVSGAAGASSGGTGGAVGTASAGGATPVGDYAPAPADGGVAQTSGSAGQGGSSCVIGAAQGNTSGEADFGRGGFGAGFGGGAGACSTTYGGGGGGGHYGGGGGAGGLGDMGSGGNLNSDRNGYNGGHGGAAIEVPTSVNNPGDINVVITPGGGSQIAGCVWNDLSGKYLTNIVSDSNPKDRALTFSSTTSQSVNAPTGIKFWNNGRGKAYR, from the coding sequence TTGAGTTCAAAGCTTGAAAGTACAGCTTCGCTCAAACCTGCCTATAAACCGGCTGATATTGTCGAAGTTCGTTGGAAAACCAACGGTGGTAGCGTCACTCCGGATTATCTTCGTCTTGAATATTCCAATGACAGTGGCACAACGTGGACGACGGTGGAATCTCGCCTCGATAACGATGGTGAGTACGACTGGAATATCAGCACTTTGCCTGCAACGACTTATAAAGTTCGTCTGATCGCGGTTATCAAAGAAAGTTCAGAGACTATTGATCTAGGAAGTTTTCTTCTTGATGACCAAGTACCTGTTGCTGGTGCTGATCAAACCGTTTCTGTGACAGAAGACACGATCACTCCGTTTACAATTAATTCTCCTACCGAAAATGATCAATATCATATCGAGTTTGTGACCACTCCGACCAAAGGAACTTTGACGGGCTGTAAGAACGGTTCCAATATTTTGGCATGTGTCTATACTCCAAATCACGATAACGAGCTTGATGACTCTTTCACTTATAAAGTCGTCGATCGTGCGGGCAACCAATCTGCGGTTGCAACGGTGACTCTGGATTTACAACCGGTGAATGACGTTCCTGTGATCACGACTTTGGCTTGTGCCGCGACTATCGGAGAAAATCATAACTACTCTTGTATAATTACGGCAACGGATGTGGATTTGCCGGGGCCTGCGACTTTGACTTATAAATTCGATCCAGCTACAAGCTGCGGCCCTTGGCTTTCTATCAACGCCTCAACAGGTGAGGTGAGCGGAACTCCAAGTGGTTCTGAAGTCGGTACGAGTTGCCAAGTGGATGTCTATGCAGAAGATGATGTCGCTGGAGAAAGTGCGCGCTTCTCGTGGACAATCACTGTGGAAAATTCTCCGCCAATTATTAATGTCACGGGTGGACCTTATAGTATCTCTGAGGATGCGGCTTTGGCCGTCGTTATTCCTGGAGCCAATGTTTCCTCAATTGAAGAGGGCGGAGGCAGTGTTTATTCTCTGGTGACTCCTGTTGTTGCGGGTGATCGCTGCGAAGACCATGCGATGGCACCAACAGCGACAAATTATTCTATTGATGCTTCAACCGGTGAGTTCTCATTCCGTCCGGCAGCTGATTATCAAGGGACTTGTCAAATCCGTATTGCATTGACCGATACATTTCCTTCAACTGGATATGTTGATGTCGCAATTGATGTTGTGAACACTCAAGACGCTCCTGTGATTGCGGCGGCTCTGGCTCCGTGTTCTGCCTCAGCAACAGAAGATGTGGCTTACAATTGTGTCGTACCTGTGACGGACCCAGACCCTGAGAACGTGACAGTTATCAGGGATGCTTCAGATACCTGCACTTGGTTGACAGCGACTCCGTCTGCAAATGGAAGAACCGTGACGATTGCGGGAACTCCGACAAACGCCCACGTCGGCACTTGTACGCTCGCACTTTTGGCAACAGATCCTCAATCGGCAACGGATATGAAGTCATTGTCTATCACGGTTGCCAATGCGACTCCGACATTGACGATTGGAACGCCCGTAGTGTTGACCGAGGATGATCCAAGTTTTTCATCATTGGTTGAAGTTTTATCAGACGCTGCCGTGCAATCTCTGGATGAGACCATGGGGACTTATTCTTTAATTTATACGGGGCTCACCGGTACAGCTTGTAATGACTCATCTGTTGTTGCAACTCCCGCAACTGATTTTGTGATTGATCCAGGAACGGGAGCCGTCAGTATTAAGCCTCGTGCAGATTATTACGGAACTTGTTACGCAAAAATTCAATTTGATGATGGCAATGGAGCAGGGAACTCTGTAGTGAATCAGGAAATCGCGATCATTGTTAATCCTGTGAACGATGCGCCAACAATCACGGCTATTCCGACTGCACATGAAATTTTACTCAATCCATCCGGCAATACCAATTCAAGCTTTAATCTGACCGTAGATGTAGGGCCGCCGAATGAAAATGCACAGACAGTTTCGTTGATTTGTACAAATTCAAATACGTCACGCTTGACTGTGAATTGCTCGCAAACCCGCACAGGTGATGGAAACTTGACGGTGAATCTGACTGCAACAGCAGGTGTGGATTCTTCTGCTGTCGTGACAGTAAAAGTAAAAGACAGCGGCGGAGGAACAGATGAATCCGCTGTTGCGACGATCAACGTTTCGATGACGGATGCGGTGGTGTTGACGCCGATCGCGGCGGATGAATTAAATTACAACATTTATGACAAAGCTGTCGCACAATATAATTCCACAGTGGCTGCTTCCAATCGCACATTCGTAGTCACAGTCAATTCTGCCGTGAAAGTTTCAAGTAATGATCCGACATTACCTGCGATGAGAACGGGCAGTTTATCAACAGGCGCAAGAGTTCGTTTGATCAACAACGGTCAAATCATTGGCGCTTTTGGAACTGGTGGGCTTGCACCATCAGGGACAGCTGGTCCGCTCCGCATGGGACAAACCGGCGGAACTGCATTTAAGGTTGAAGCTCTCTATAACAACGTCACGATTCTCAACAACGGCGTTATTTACGGCGGCGGTGGTGGTGGCGGTCGTGGTGGTACTGACAACTTAGATGCGGGAGCTGGCGGAGCTGGTGGCGCGGGAGAAGGTCCTATGACATCGGCAGTCTCAGGAGCCGCTGGAGCAAGTTCTGGTGGTACTGGCGGTGCGGTAGGAACAGCGTCGGCAGGTGGGGCAACTCCTGTAGGAGACTATGCACCGGCACCAGCCGATGGGGGAGTCGCGCAAACAAGTGGATCCGCAGGCCAAGGCGGAAGTAGTTGCGTGATTGGAGCAGCCCAAGGCAATACGTCTGGCGAAGCAGATTTTGGCCGTGGCGGATTTGGAGCCGGATTTGGTGGTGGTGCGGGAGCTTGTTCGACAACATACGGAGGCGGCGGTGGTGGCGGTCACTATGGCGGCGGCGGCGGCGCTGGAGGTCTCGGAGATATGGGTTCTGGCGGTAACCTTAACTCAGATAGAAATGGCTATAATGGTGGACACGGTGGGGCTGCTATTGAAGTTCCGACATCAGTAAACAATCCTGGAGATATTAATGTTGTGATTACTCCTGGCGGTGGAAGTCAAATCGCTGGTTGCGTATGGAATGACCTTTCTGGAAAATACCTAACAAACATCGTTAGCGATAGCAATCCAAAGGACAGAGCCTTAACCTTCTCCTCAACAACAAGCCAAAGCGTCAACGCTCCAACCGGAATCAAATTCTGGAATAACGGCCGCGGTAAAGCGTATCGCTAA
- a CDS encoding YkgJ family cysteine cluster protein, translating into MNVDSFFAQHKKLTRSLKKFILDYEKELSLDVFEAFLETLSEELKSARIELQKSPAGPSRAKRLHELVENEIAQSANIETSCQKGCSACCHMEVEITSYEAEILGSLVHAGHSIERSRLQRQSQRTLQDPLWREGVRDLSNRCIFLNNEGACSIYENRPVMCRRHSVTSPAKNCETQDGKIVIRYFPKVDLLISAANEDPQVEIGPLAKMLEMKLR; encoded by the coding sequence ATGAATGTGGACTCTTTCTTTGCTCAGCACAAAAAACTCACACGCTCTTTAAAAAAGTTCATTTTAGATTATGAAAAAGAGCTTTCTTTGGATGTGTTTGAGGCCTTTCTTGAAACTTTAAGCGAAGAACTAAAGTCCGCGCGTATTGAGCTGCAGAAGTCTCCTGCCGGTCCTTCCCGCGCCAAAAGATTGCATGAATTAGTTGAAAATGAAATCGCTCAAAGTGCTAACATCGAAACATCCTGTCAAAAAGGATGCTCTGCGTGCTGCCATATGGAAGTGGAAATTACGAGTTATGAAGCAGAGATTTTGGGAAGCCTTGTGCATGCAGGTCATTCTATTGAACGCTCGCGCTTGCAACGGCAAAGTCAGCGCACTTTGCAAGATCCTCTTTGGCGCGAAGGGGTTCGTGATTTATCCAACCGCTGTATTTTTCTGAATAACGAAGGCGCATGCAGTATATATGAAAACCGTCCCGTCATGTGCCGTCGTCACTCAGTGACGTCACCTGCAAAAAACTGTGAAACTCAAGACGGCAAAATCGTGATTCGTTATTTTCCCAAAGTAGATCTGCTTATCAGCGCCGCGAATGAAGATCCGCAAGTGGAAATCGGTCCCCTGGCAAAAATGCTAGAGATGAAGCTTCGTTAG